Proteins found in one Oncorhynchus gorbuscha isolate QuinsamMale2020 ecotype Even-year linkage group LG15, OgorEven_v1.0, whole genome shotgun sequence genomic segment:
- the LOC123997787 gene encoding CD83 antigen-like — translation MGNPQPYSFTFIWLYINCPSSVLDHHLHCCSSTNMFFQLVWIIAASLQCGLTQDRPTHEVKSVCGEDSILKCKAICKPGVQYRAVRWYKLGEEPSNKETGLLMKRLSSPKSTTQWYAGLEREMELLADDSFDIFLPNVTAVDSGMYKCLLAAPVGEQNQEGQVHLRVTGCLESTDQSEERDTILVLSIVGIVAALLIFTISYVILRNMLLQRSKKYPQEPLLDAPLEKKDLMLIYTLGPNWSRQGSIKHVCV, via the exons ATGGGAAATCCCCAGCCTTATAGTTTCACTTTCATTTGGCTTTATATAAACTGCCCCTCTTCTGTTCTCGATCATCATCTTCATTGCTGTAGTTCTACAAATATGTTTTTTCAACTCGTCTGGATTATAG CTGCCTCCTTGCAATGTGGGCTCACACAGGATAGGCCTACCCATGAAGTGAAGTCAGTTTGTGGAGAGGACTCAATTCTGAAATGTAAAGCAATATGTAAGCCTGGGGTCCAATACCGGGCGGTGAGGTGGTACAAG CTGGGTGAGGAGCCCTCTAATAAGGAGACAGGTCTATTGATGAAGAGGCTATCATCACCTAAAAGCACCACCCAATGGTACGCCGGTCTGGAGCGTGAAATGGAACTTTTGGCTGATGATTCTTTCGATATCTTCCTGCCCAATGTAACGGCTGTTGATAGCGGGATGTACAAGTGTCTCCTGGCAGCACCTGTAGGAGAGCAGAACCAGGAGGGGCAGGTTCACCTCAGAGTGACAG GTTGCCTTGAGTCCACAGACCAATCAGAAGAAAGGGATACCATTCTAGTTCTTTCCATTGTGGGGATTGTGGCGGCATTGCTGATATTCACCATCAGCTAT GTCATCCTAAGGAATATGTTATTGCAAAGGAGTAAGAAGTATCCACAAGAACCACTTCTAGATGCACCCCTTGAGAAGAAAGATTTAATGTTGATTTACACTCTGGGGCCAAACTGGTCGAGACAGGGTTCCATAaaacatgtctgtgtgtga